In one Candidatus Binataceae bacterium genomic region, the following are encoded:
- a CDS encoding helix-turn-helix transcriptional regulator, producing MARTSKAPEVPAEGGADPTSSSSQYLATLGRKVRDARARHGMTRRMLAHDSGISERYLAQLESGLGNFSIVLLRRLAKAIDVPVAELVSDEPPHPVAYSLLVERLRRLKPAELSQASALLTQRFGDRSGRAERIALIGLRGAGKSTLGAALAKHLGWRFLEMSREIEAEAGVRVAEIFDLWGQAAYRRYERRALERIVHMPPKIVLATGGGLVSEPATFGRLLDSFFAIWIEASPEEHWDRVIRQGDQRVAVSGDTEALADMRRILAQRHPLYGRADARLQTRGKTARQSLTELINLTRAHVDQALPKQRVP from the coding sequence GTGGCGCGTACCTCAAAAGCTCCGGAGGTGCCTGCCGAGGGCGGAGCGGATCCCACAAGCTCGTCCTCGCAGTACCTTGCGACCCTGGGTCGCAAAGTCCGTGATGCGCGTGCAAGGCACGGCATGACGCGGCGCATGCTGGCGCACGACTCCGGAATTTCGGAGCGTTACCTCGCACAGCTGGAGAGCGGGCTTGGGAATTTTTCGATTGTCCTGCTGCGCCGCTTGGCCAAAGCGATCGATGTGCCGGTCGCGGAGCTGGTGAGCGACGAGCCACCGCACCCGGTCGCGTACAGTCTGCTGGTGGAACGCTTGCGGCGCCTCAAGCCCGCGGAGCTCTCCCAGGCGTCCGCACTGCTGACGCAGCGCTTCGGAGATCGGAGCGGCCGCGCCGAACGCATCGCGCTCATCGGTCTGAGGGGCGCCGGAAAGAGCACGCTTGGCGCCGCGCTTGCCAAACACCTGGGCTGGCGCTTCCTGGAGATGAGTCGCGAAATCGAAGCCGAAGCCGGAGTTCGCGTGGCCGAAATCTTCGATTTGTGGGGCCAGGCCGCCTACCGGCGCTACGAACGCCGCGCGCTCGAACGCATCGTTCATATGCCGCCAAAGATAGTTCTGGCAACCGGCGGCGGCCTCGTCTCCGAGCCGGCGACGTTCGGACGTTTGCTGGATTCGTTTTTCGCAATTTGGATTGAGGCCTCTCCCGAGGAGCACTGGGACCGGGTAATTCGGCAGGGCGACCAGCGAGTCGCGGTTAGCGGCGACACCGAGGCTTTGGCCGACATGCGCCGGATCCTAGCTCAACGCCATCCGCTTTATGGCAGGGCCGATGCACGCCTGCAGACCCGCGGCAAAACCGCGCGGCAGTCGCTCACGGAATTGATTAATCTCACTCGAGCCCACGTTGACCAGGCGCTGCCTAAGCAGCGAGTGCCATGA
- a CDS encoding OmpA family protein: MRSKLPLVLMVVWLVAGCATQPQYQQPLPQDEQALYMNDTYENLNKSLEAEIKSDQVQVKQFKNRIEVTMADEILFPEGGWEVGAHGIDALNKVSPSLQGLNGKRVVVQGFTDSLPVAATLRARFPTNWELSANRATNVVRHLQTLGVDPSTLVAEAFGQYHPIASNETPEGRRKNRRINIVIEDSDL, encoded by the coding sequence ATGAGATCAAAACTACCCTTGGTGCTGATGGTCGTATGGCTCGTGGCCGGTTGCGCGACGCAACCACAGTATCAGCAGCCGCTTCCACAGGATGAGCAGGCGCTCTATATGAACGATACCTATGAGAATCTGAATAAGAGCCTGGAGGCCGAGATTAAGAGTGACCAGGTCCAGGTCAAGCAGTTCAAGAATCGCATCGAGGTGACCATGGCTGACGAAATCCTTTTTCCGGAGGGGGGATGGGAGGTCGGCGCGCACGGGATAGACGCGCTCAACAAGGTTTCCCCGTCCTTGCAAGGCCTCAACGGAAAACGGGTCGTAGTTCAGGGCTTTACTGACAGCCTGCCGGTTGCCGCCACCCTCCGTGCCCGCTTTCCGACCAACTGGGAGCTTTCCGCGAATCGGGCAACAAACGTTGTCCGCCATTTGCAGACCCTGGGTGTCGATCCCTCGACTCTGGTGGCGGAGGCTTTTGGCCAATACCATCCGATAGCCTCAAACGAAACACCCGAGGGAAGGCGCAAAAATCGGCGTATCAATATCGTGATAGAAGATTCCGACCTTTAG
- a CDS encoding UDP-2,3-diacylglucosamine diphosphatase: MDRLLGHRRPDSAETSASPLPLPKPPTREYRSIWISDFHLGTARCKAQALLEFLRGHRAENLFLVGDIIDGWNMGPGWCWTPDQTAVVEEIWSWRRRGTRIVIIPGNHDEHDGELVRMLFGAVECHPFFLHRTADNRRMLVIHGHQFDSPIHGNRWFSVVGSIGYSNALKINLWYNRNVIHSNPESGSKLGVLRRRLKLAVHQLVDFPDARVTHGARQHRADGVICGHTHRPDQRMIGPILYLNDGDWVQSRTALIEERGGELNLLRWSAQTHSVSKGMG; this comes from the coding sequence ATGGATCGGTTGCTTGGTCATAGGCGGCCGGATTCCGCGGAAACTTCCGCCAGCCCTCTGCCATTGCCCAAACCACCAACCCGCGAATACCGCTCCATCTGGATTTCCGACTTTCATCTGGGAACCGCGCGCTGCAAAGCGCAAGCCCTGCTCGAATTTCTCCGCGGCCATCGCGCCGAAAATCTGTTCCTGGTTGGCGACATCATCGACGGGTGGAACATGGGTCCCGGGTGGTGCTGGACGCCCGATCAGACCGCGGTGGTCGAGGAAATCTGGTCGTGGCGACGGCGCGGTACCCGGATCGTCATTATTCCCGGAAATCATGATGAACATGACGGCGAGCTGGTCCGGATGCTTTTCGGCGCGGTCGAATGTCATCCGTTTTTCTTGCATCGCACCGCCGACAACCGCCGCATGTTGGTGATTCACGGCCATCAGTTCGACAGTCCGATTCACGGTAATCGCTGGTTTTCGGTGGTGGGCAGTATCGGCTACTCGAACGCGCTCAAAATAAATCTTTGGTATAACCGCAACGTCATACATTCCAATCCCGAGAGCGGTTCGAAGCTTGGAGTACTTCGCCGCCGGCTCAAACTCGCGGTTCATCAGCTGGTCGATTTTCCCGACGCGCGCGTGACGCACGGTGCGCGGCAACATCGGGCGGATGGTGTCATCTGTGGGCATACCCATCGCCCCGACCAACGCATGATTGGACCGATTCTCTACCTGAACGACGGCGATTGGGTGCAGAGCCGGACGGCGCTGATCGAGGAGCGGGGCGGCGAGTTGAATTTGCTGCGTTGGTCCGCGCAAACCCACAGTGTCTCAAAGGGGATGGGATGA
- a CDS encoding CinA family protein, whose product MQISLPAAEKVGEALKQRGETVAVAESSSGGLIAASLLSVPGASAYFIGGAVFYTRKSLKELLALRDDQFAQMRGLTESTATLLANAIRERLSTTWAVAEIGASGPTGSRYGDPAGTSCIAVVGPQHGARSVKTNQSDRAANMQVFAQSALDLLAQLVLQA is encoded by the coding sequence ATGCAGATCTCGCTCCCAGCCGCCGAGAAAGTCGGCGAGGCGCTCAAACAACGTGGCGAAACCGTCGCTGTCGCGGAGTCATCCTCCGGCGGACTCATCGCCGCCTCTCTGTTGAGTGTCCCGGGTGCTTCGGCTTACTTCATCGGCGGGGCCGTGTTTTACACGAGAAAATCGCTCAAGGAGTTACTCGCGCTGCGCGACGATCAGTTCGCGCAAATGCGCGGCCTGACCGAATCGACCGCAACTCTTCTTGCCAATGCAATCCGGGAGCGCCTTTCAACGACTTGGGCGGTCGCCGAGATCGGCGCCAGCGGACCCACTGGAAGCCGTTATGGCGATCCGGCCGGCACCTCCTGCATCGCCGTAGTAGGGCCACAGCATGGAGCACGGTCGGTCAAAACCAACCAGTCTGATCGCGCCGCCAACATGCAGGTTTTTGCCCAGTCAGCGTTAGATCTGTTGGCGCAACTCGTCCTCCAGGCGTAG
- the boxC gene encoding 2,3-epoxybenzoyl-CoA dihydrolase: MIDFRTEPARYRHWKMTFAGQVAVLAMDVDENRGLAEGYELKLNSYDLGVDIELYDATQRLRFEHPEVRSVILCSAKERIFCAGANIKMLGLASHPFKVNFCKFTNETRNSIEDATRNSGQFYMTAIGGPCAGGGYELALATEYIMMADDGSTSVSLPEVALLAVLPGTGGLTRLVDKRGVRRDLADFFCTTEEGVKGKRAVDWRLVDEVVPRTQLTETANQKALHFAANSNRPANATGIILTPLRRTVDDRTITYDHLKIELDRDRACVTLLIQGPAEAVKSPTALGCDFWPLAIARELDDAILHLRFNEEALRTWVFRTEGDSALVASYDAFLSANAEDWLVREIILYLKRTLKRVDVSARSIFALLEPGSCFAGSLLELALAADRAYMLRGVRDGDEAPPACIVLSDLNFGRLPMCNGLSRLESRFLHEPDKYRNLRARLGEQIDAETAQALGLIGFAPDDLDWDDEVRLAIEERAAFSGDALTGMEASLRFGGPETIESKIFARLSAWQNWIFQRPNAVGEKGALKLYGTGRRPEFDPRRV; this comes from the coding sequence ATGATCGATTTTCGCACCGAGCCGGCAAGATATCGCCATTGGAAAATGACCTTTGCGGGTCAGGTGGCGGTCCTCGCCATGGACGTGGACGAAAATCGCGGCCTCGCCGAGGGCTATGAACTCAAGCTCAATTCCTATGACTTGGGTGTGGACATCGAGCTCTATGACGCTACCCAGCGGCTGCGCTTTGAGCATCCCGAAGTCCGCAGCGTGATCTTGTGCTCGGCCAAGGAACGCATTTTCTGCGCGGGTGCAAACATCAAGATGCTCGGCTTGGCGAGTCATCCGTTCAAAGTCAATTTCTGCAAGTTCACGAATGAAACCCGCAACAGCATCGAGGACGCGACCCGGAACTCTGGCCAGTTCTATATGACAGCGATCGGGGGTCCGTGCGCAGGCGGCGGCTACGAGCTCGCGCTCGCCACGGAGTACATAATGATGGCCGATGACGGTTCCACCAGTGTCTCTCTTCCGGAAGTGGCGCTGCTCGCCGTGCTTCCCGGGACCGGTGGGCTCACCCGCCTGGTCGATAAACGCGGAGTGCGGCGCGACCTGGCAGATTTCTTTTGCACTACCGAAGAGGGCGTCAAAGGAAAGCGCGCGGTCGACTGGCGCCTGGTGGACGAGGTGGTACCCAGGACTCAACTCACCGAAACCGCCAACCAGAAAGCGCTACATTTCGCTGCCAACTCAAACCGTCCGGCGAATGCTACAGGCATCATCCTCACCCCGCTTCGTCGGACCGTCGACGATCGCACCATTACCTATGATCATCTGAAAATCGAGTTGGATCGCGACCGCGCATGCGTGACCCTTTTGATCCAGGGTCCGGCCGAAGCGGTCAAGAGTCCCACTGCGCTCGGATGCGACTTCTGGCCGTTGGCGATCGCACGCGAACTCGATGATGCGATTTTGCATCTCCGCTTCAATGAAGAAGCGCTCCGAACCTGGGTGTTTCGGACCGAGGGCGATTCCGCTCTGGTCGCGTCCTACGACGCCTTCCTATCAGCCAACGCCGAAGACTGGCTGGTACGCGAGATCATTCTCTACCTGAAGCGCACGCTGAAACGCGTTGACGTAAGCGCTCGCTCGATCTTCGCGTTGCTCGAGCCCGGTTCATGCTTTGCGGGATCACTGTTGGAACTCGCGCTCGCGGCCGATCGCGCGTACATGCTGCGGGGCGTGCGCGACGGTGATGAGGCGCCGCCGGCATGCATCGTTTTGAGCGACCTGAATTTCGGCCGACTTCCGATGTGCAATGGGCTGTCGCGGTTGGAAAGCCGTTTCTTGCACGAACCCGACAAGTACCGGAACCTGCGCGCGCGACTGGGCGAGCAAATCGATGCGGAAACCGCCCAGGCGCTGGGCCTGATAGGCTTCGCACCTGACGATTTGGATTGGGACGACGAGGTGCGCCTCGCGATCGAGGAACGCGCCGCGTTCTCGGGCGACGCACTCACCGGCATGGAAGCATCCCTGCGGTTTGGCGGGCCCGAAACCATCGAGTCAAAAATTTTCGCCCGGCTGTCAGCGTGGCAAAATTGGATCTTTCAGCGCCCCAATGCGGTCGGCGAGAAAGGCGCGCTCAAGCTGTACGGAACCGGACGCCGTCCCGAATTCGACCCGCGGAGAGTGTGA
- a CDS encoding single-stranded DNA-binding protein, which produces MSLNRVMVIGNLGANPELRYLQSGRAVANLSVATSDFYADPQGQKRHTAVEWHRVVVFGKLAENCHQYLQKGRQVYVEGRLQTRSFEIAGGDGRKGKRTEILATRVQFLGRAAAGEEPTDDSGAGVASSED; this is translated from the coding sequence ATGTCGTTGAATCGAGTGATGGTAATCGGAAACCTGGGCGCTAATCCGGAGCTTCGTTACCTGCAAAGCGGACGGGCAGTAGCAAACCTCTCGGTCGCAACTAGCGACTTCTATGCCGACCCGCAGGGGCAAAAGCGGCACACCGCGGTTGAGTGGCACAGGGTTGTGGTATTCGGCAAGCTCGCTGAGAACTGCCACCAATACCTCCAGAAGGGACGGCAGGTGTACGTGGAGGGCCGCTTGCAGACCCGGTCTTTCGAGATCGCCGGCGGAGACGGCCGCAAGGGCAAGCGCACCGAAATCCTCGCCACCCGTGTGCAGTTCCTCGGGCGCGCCGCAGCGGGGGAGGAGCCGACCGACGATAGCGGCGCAGGAGTGGCAAGCTCCGAGGACTGA
- a CDS encoding glycosyltransferase: MGRFLTLPPPWEPRPRIDLIFFNAGGGHRASAAGLKSILEQQQRPWDVQTINLREVLEPIDFIRKVTRVRVEEFYNRMLRYGLTIGTGPMLRVVQSLIRRMHVQATAMLQRYWIDNPPDLVVSVIPNFNREIFEGLRSADEALGRPPTPVVTILTDLADYPPHFWIERQEQYLICGTEAAMNQALAMGHPKDRVFRTSGMIVRPEFYNRAPVPRAGERVRLGLHPDLPTGLVMFGGYGSRQMLTVARRVAAAGLKTQLIFMCGHNRQLSERVAELKLPFPFRIERFCDDIPRFMQLADYFVGKPGPGSISEALVMGLPVVVERNSWTMVQERFNTDWIVENQLGVVLHSFAEVAAGILPMLDPDRLASFREHVRAINNRAIFEIPEILARLLASRVPQHSPARFGARPDSLSAY; this comes from the coding sequence ATGGGTCGGTTTCTTACACTTCCTCCGCCATGGGAGCCGCGGCCCCGCATTGACCTCATTTTCTTCAACGCGGGCGGAGGCCATCGGGCATCGGCCGCCGGCCTCAAGTCGATACTCGAGCAGCAGCAGCGCCCGTGGGACGTTCAAACGATAAATCTGCGCGAAGTTCTGGAGCCTATCGATTTCATTCGCAAGGTAACCCGCGTCCGCGTGGAGGAGTTTTACAATCGGATGCTTCGCTACGGACTGACCATCGGAACCGGCCCCATGCTGCGGGTAGTCCAGTCGCTGATTCGGCGCATGCATGTGCAGGCGACTGCTATGCTGCAACGCTACTGGATCGACAATCCGCCGGACCTGGTGGTTTCAGTGATCCCGAATTTCAACCGCGAAATTTTTGAAGGCCTGCGCTCTGCCGACGAGGCGCTCGGTCGCCCGCCGACCCCGGTCGTGACCATCCTCACTGACCTGGCCGATTACCCGCCGCATTTCTGGATAGAGAGGCAGGAGCAGTACCTGATTTGCGGGACCGAGGCCGCCATGAACCAGGCGCTCGCGATGGGCCATCCGAAGGATCGGGTATTTCGCACTTCCGGAATGATCGTGCGGCCTGAGTTCTACAATCGCGCACCCGTGCCCCGCGCCGGGGAGCGTGTGCGCTTGGGATTACATCCGGACCTGCCGACCGGTCTGGTGATGTTCGGTGGTTACGGGTCGCGACAGATGCTGACCGTTGCCCGGCGGGTGGCGGCGGCAGGACTGAAAACCCAGCTCATCTTCATGTGTGGGCACAATCGGCAACTGAGTGAGCGCGTCGCCGAGCTAAAGTTGCCGTTCCCATTTCGGATCGAGAGGTTCTGCGACGACATTCCCCGGTTCATGCAGCTTGCGGACTACTTTGTCGGCAAGCCCGGACCCGGCAGTATCAGCGAAGCGCTGGTCATGGGACTGCCGGTGGTCGTTGAGCGCAACTCCTGGACGATGGTCCAGGAGCGCTTCAACACCGACTGGATCGTGGAAAACCAGCTCGGGGTGGTCCTCCACTCGTTTGCCGAGGTCGCGGCCGGAATTCTTCCGATGCTCGACCCCGATCGGCTCGCCTCGTTCCGCGAGCATGTGCGCGCGATCAACAATCGCGCGATATTCGAAATTCCCGAAATCCTTGCGCGTTTGCTCGCGAGCCGGGTGCCGCAACATTCCCCGGCGCGATTCGGGGCACGCCCAGACTCACTTAGCGCATACTAA
- a CDS encoding DNA-primase RepB domain-containing protein yields MGCARFDLGVLRAHGVMLLYESLTAPQIRARFAWLRRENTRRAHIFVRPHGLSRLTLVDDLSSSALNSMKRGGFAPTLVVETSPRNFQAWLKHARVFPNRELSTVAARELAARFQGDPSSADWRHFGRLAGFINQKPNRRLPSGLQPVVQLRESSGVAFAKACRFQVEVERMVEQARLVQLAQVRLCSSSDRHTQRTLADFHQHPRYRGDLHRADMAWASYAARHGVSATEIAVEICGARDLSKKGGIRRQVAYGERTAAKAISNLAATTMATAALVYAPSA; encoded by the coding sequence ATGGGCTGCGCTCGTTTTGACCTCGGAGTACTGCGTGCACACGGGGTGATGCTGTTGTATGAATCGCTGACCGCCCCCCAAATTCGTGCAAGATTCGCGTGGCTACGACGGGAGAACACCCGCCGGGCGCACATCTTCGTGCGCCCCCATGGTCTGTCGCGACTGACACTGGTCGACGACCTGAGCAGCAGCGCGCTCAACTCCATGAAACGCGGCGGCTTCGCACCGACGCTGGTGGTGGAGACTTCGCCAAGAAACTTTCAGGCCTGGTTGAAACATGCGCGCGTGTTCCCGAATCGCGAGTTGAGCACCGTCGCCGCACGCGAACTTGCGGCACGCTTCCAGGGTGATCCGTCGAGCGCTGACTGGCGTCATTTCGGACGCTTGGCAGGGTTCATCAATCAGAAACCGAATCGGCGCTTGCCCAGCGGCCTGCAGCCTGTCGTACAGCTGCGCGAGTCCTCGGGAGTGGCGTTTGCTAAGGCGTGCCGGTTCCAGGTCGAAGTGGAGCGGATGGTCGAACAAGCACGCCTTGTGCAGCTCGCGCAAGTGCGCTTGTGCTCGTCCTCCGATCGGCACACCCAGCGGACTCTGGCCGATTTTCATCAACATCCCCGCTACCGGGGTGATCTCCACCGCGCTGACATGGCGTGGGCCAGCTACGCGGCCAGGCATGGCGTCTCGGCCACGGAGATCGCCGTCGAAATCTGCGGGGCACGCGACTTGTCCAAAAAAGGCGGTATCCGACGACAGGTCGCCTACGGGGAACGCACCGCCGCAAAGGCAATTTCCAACCTGGCCGCAACCACCATGGCGACAGCGGCCTTGGTCTACGCGCCGAGCGCCTGA
- the boxB gene encoding benzoyl-CoA 2,3-epoxidase subunit BoxB: protein MSINYDERIPNNVGLSADRRLQRALENWQPKFLEWWNQMGPSGFQTADVYLRTATSVDAKGWATFDYLKMPEYRWGIFLAEPVADRKIGFGEQRGEPVWQEVPGEHRGVLRRLIVTQGDTEPASVEQQRHLGRTCPSLYDLRNLFQVNVEEGRHLWAMVYLLQAYFGRDGREEAEALLERRSGSADNPRILGAFNERTPDWLSFFMFTHFTDRDGKFQLASLAESGFDPLSRTCRFMLTEEAHHLFVGETGIGRIIARSCQLMREHRTDRIGDYGGIDLAIIQKYLNFHFSVSLDLFGSELSTNAANYFSTGLKGRFKESERNDDHRLTESTHRVLRAHAGAIIESEEPALTALNESLRDAYIADCWRALVRWNKNIEDSGIDFRLTLPHRGFRRAIGEFKGLYVTPEGLPVSETEWRAREGQWLPTPAEREFIGFLMTPVLQPGKFASWIAPPPRGINHQPIEMDYVRELPTK, encoded by the coding sequence ATGTCGATCAACTACGACGAACGAATACCCAACAACGTCGGTCTGTCCGCCGACCGCCGGCTTCAGCGCGCGCTGGAGAATTGGCAGCCCAAATTCCTCGAGTGGTGGAACCAAATGGGTCCGTCCGGATTCCAGACCGCGGACGTCTATTTGCGTACCGCAACTTCCGTAGACGCCAAAGGCTGGGCCACCTTCGACTATCTCAAGATGCCCGAGTATCGCTGGGGAATTTTTCTCGCTGAACCGGTGGCCGATCGCAAGATCGGCTTTGGCGAGCAGCGAGGCGAGCCGGTGTGGCAGGAGGTTCCCGGCGAGCATCGCGGGGTACTGCGCCGCCTGATCGTCACCCAGGGCGACACGGAACCGGCATCGGTGGAGCAGCAGCGTCACCTGGGCCGAACCTGTCCCTCCCTCTATGACCTTCGCAACCTGTTCCAGGTGAATGTCGAGGAGGGGCGCCACCTCTGGGCGATGGTTTATTTGCTGCAGGCCTACTTTGGGCGCGACGGACGCGAAGAGGCTGAAGCGCTGCTTGAGCGGCGTTCAGGAAGCGCCGACAATCCGCGAATTCTTGGTGCTTTCAATGAGCGTACCCCCGACTGGCTCTCCTTTTTCATGTTCACGCATTTCACCGACCGTGACGGGAAATTTCAGCTCGCGAGCCTCGCGGAGTCTGGATTCGACCCGTTATCACGCACCTGTCGCTTCATGCTCACCGAGGAGGCGCACCACCTTTTCGTCGGCGAAACCGGAATCGGGCGCATCATCGCCCGCTCCTGCCAGCTCATGAGGGAACATCGCACCGACCGCATCGGCGACTATGGCGGCATAGATCTCGCGATCATCCAGAAATATCTGAATTTTCATTTTTCCGTTTCGCTGGACCTGTTTGGTTCTGAGTTGTCAACCAACGCCGCCAACTACTTCAGCACGGGTTTAAAAGGCCGCTTCAAGGAGTCCGAACGCAACGACGATCACCGCCTGACCGAATCGACTCATCGCGTCCTCAGGGCCCATGCAGGAGCGATTATCGAGAGCGAGGAGCCCGCCCTGACCGCGCTCAACGAGAGCCTGCGCGACGCGTACATTGCAGATTGCTGGCGGGCATTGGTGCGCTGGAACAAGAACATCGAGGATTCAGGAATAGACTTTCGTCTGACTCTGCCGCATCGTGGATTCCGTCGCGCGATCGGCGAGTTCAAGGGACTATACGTCACGCCTGAGGGACTCCCTGTATCCGAGACCGAATGGCGTGCGCGCGAGGGGCAATGGCTCCCGACCCCCGCGGAGAGGGAGTTTATCGGCTTCCTTATGACTCCGGTCCTCCAGCCCGGCAAATTTGCAAGCTGGATCGCCCCGCCCCCGCGCGGAATCAATCATCAACCTATCGAGATGGACTACGTAAGAGAGTTGCCGACCAAATAA
- a CDS encoding BON domain-containing protein translates to MNLIKTIVPAAVLAIVFTVPAFAQSAGESMHEAGQEMKSAGTETWHAAENAGKGTATAVHDTSITAKVKESLHKDEATKGQDIHVSTTAGVVTLKGNVSSPSTATRAQELAEGTKGVKSVNNELAVSSSSSSKME, encoded by the coding sequence ATGAACTTGATCAAAACGATTGTTCCGGCGGCGGTTCTTGCCATCGTTTTCACAGTTCCCGCATTTGCTCAAAGCGCCGGTGAGTCGATGCATGAGGCCGGCCAGGAGATGAAGAGCGCCGGCACCGAAACCTGGCACGCGGCCGAGAATGCCGGCAAGGGCACCGCCACCGCAGTTCACGACACCAGCATAACTGCCAAGGTCAAGGAGAGTCTGCACAAGGACGAGGCGACCAAGGGTCAGGACATTCATGTGTCAACCACTGCCGGTGTCGTAACCTTGAAGGGCAACGTCTCATCGCCGTCGACCGCTACGCGCGCCCAGGAGCTCGCGGAAGGTACGAAAGGCGTCAAGAGCGTGAACAACGAGCTTGCGGTCTCCAGTTCGTCATCTTCCAAGATGGAGTAG